A genomic segment from Verrucomicrobiaceae bacterium encodes:
- a CDS encoding glucose-6-phosphate isomerase, which translates to MSHWDRFQKYFIRYTSLGFSIDISRMNFEEGFFTKMAGKIDLAFKEMKELEAGAIANPDENRMVGHYWLRNSKIAPDAAIRQEIDSTLEAALNFASAVHAGSIHAANGKKFSRVLVVGIGGSALGPQLVAQAVAPVNPPLAISFFDNTDPDGMDRVLAEIGNELATTLTLVVSKSGGTKETRNGMLEAAAAYQKAGIDFAKHTVAITGLGSELDKHALSQGWLTRFPMWDWVGGRTSVMSTVGTIAAALQGVDVRGLLDGAAAMDAETRGRPARENAAMLLALMWHHAGGGKGLKDMVVLPYKDRLVLFSKYLQQLVMESLGKEHDLSGSVVNQGIAVYGNKGSTDQHAYVQQLRDGVNNFFATFIEVRKSRDTASIEVEPGFTSGDYLQGFLRGTRQALAEKGRESITLTIDEVSARTLGMLIALFERAVGFYASLIHVNAYHQPGVEAGKKAATVFLQQLSSVRAVLRSVNEPLTAADVAKRLSIDPEDAWHMLSHLAANGGCRVAELGGGAAEDRFIQE; encoded by the coding sequence ATGAGCCATTGGGACCGATTTCAGAAATACTTCATCCGCTATACCTCTCTGGGATTCTCCATCGACATTAGTCGCATGAACTTTGAGGAAGGATTTTTCACCAAAATGGCTGGGAAAATCGATCTCGCTTTTAAAGAGATGAAAGAGCTAGAAGCAGGCGCAATCGCCAATCCCGATGAAAATCGCATGGTCGGCCACTACTGGCTGCGCAACTCAAAAATCGCCCCAGATGCTGCAATCCGCCAAGAAATCGATTCGACGCTGGAAGCCGCACTGAACTTCGCCTCAGCGGTGCATGCCGGATCAATTCACGCTGCAAACGGCAAGAAATTCTCCCGTGTTCTTGTCGTTGGCATCGGCGGCTCTGCCCTGGGGCCACAACTCGTGGCGCAGGCTGTCGCCCCAGTGAATCCACCGCTAGCAATTAGCTTCTTTGACAATACGGACCCCGATGGCATGGACCGAGTCCTCGCGGAAATCGGCAACGAATTAGCCACTACACTCACACTGGTCGTATCAAAATCTGGCGGAACCAAAGAGACTCGTAACGGGATGCTGGAAGCTGCTGCCGCTTATCAAAAAGCCGGCATCGACTTTGCAAAGCACACAGTGGCAATCACGGGGCTCGGCAGTGAACTCGATAAACATGCCCTGTCGCAGGGTTGGCTAACCCGTTTCCCCATGTGGGACTGGGTAGGCGGCCGCACCAGCGTGATGAGCACCGTCGGCACCATCGCCGCCGCACTCCAGGGTGTCGATGTGCGCGGTCTTCTCGATGGTGCAGCGGCTATGGATGCAGAGACACGTGGGCGCCCTGCTCGTGAAAACGCCGCGATGTTACTCGCCCTCATGTGGCACCACGCAGGTGGCGGTAAAGGGCTCAAGGACATGGTCGTGCTGCCCTACAAAGATAGGCTCGTGCTCTTCAGCAAATACCTCCAGCAACTCGTCATGGAAAGCCTGGGCAAAGAACACGATCTCTCCGGTTCCGTGGTCAATCAAGGTATCGCCGTCTATGGGAATAAAGGTAGCACGGACCAGCATGCCTATGTGCAACAACTCCGCGACGGTGTGAATAACTTTTTCGCCACTTTTATTGAGGTGCGGAAGTCCCGAGACACAGCGAGTATCGAAGTCGAGCCAGGTTTCACCAGCGGAGACTATTTACAGGGATTCCTGCGTGGAACTCGCCAGGCTCTTGCTGAAAAGGGCCGGGAAAGCATCACCCTCACCATCGATGAAGTCAGCGCCCGCACCTTGGGGATGCTGATCGCGCTATTCGAACGTGCCGTCGGATTCTATGCCAGTCTGATTCACGTAAACGCCTACCACCAGCCTGGGGTGGAGGCCGGGAAAAAGGCCGCCACGGTGTTTTTGCAGCAGCTGAGCTCCGTCCGTGCAGTCTTGCGCAGCGTTAATGAGCCGCTCACAGCCGCCGATGTAGCGAAACGGCTCTCCATTGATCCTGAAGATGCATGGCACATGCTCTCCCACCTTGCTGCCAACGGCGGTTGCCGTGTAGCGGAGCTAGGTGGCGGCGCAGCAGAGGACCGATTCATCCAGGAATGA
- a CDS encoding phage holin family protein produces the protein MENGLPAPSQPPPRSRAGGFLRALALYIEARGRLLQIEGQEAATRVSSVSGHFVLTLGSLIIGWMLATPALIWIIAEKFGWHWSRVALGGAALHLVIGFLLLFLLKLRFSRLRFFEETFNQLRRDREWLSSTND, from the coding sequence ATGGAAAACGGCCTCCCAGCCCCATCGCAGCCTCCCCCTCGTTCCCGCGCGGGTGGTTTTCTGCGGGCTTTAGCTCTCTACATTGAGGCACGCGGTCGTTTACTTCAAATCGAAGGCCAAGAGGCAGCTACTCGTGTCTCATCGGTCAGTGGGCATTTTGTACTCACCCTTGGCAGCCTCATTATCGGCTGGATGCTCGCCACCCCAGCTCTCATCTGGATCATCGCGGAAAAATTTGGCTGGCACTGGTCTAGGGTAGCCTTGGGCGGAGCCGCACTCCACCTTGTCATTGGATTTTTGCTTCTTTTTCTGCTCAAGCTGCGCTTCTCACGCCTGCGCTTCTTTGAAGAAACCTTCAACCAACTCCGCCGCGATCGCGAATGGCTCAGCAGCACCAACGACTGA
- a CDS encoding Dabb family protein, translating to MRNRFFTLLALTVMMISNVAAAEAPYRHVVFFKFKEGATAEQVQGIEKAFGELAKKIETVKAFEWGTNVSPEGLADGFTHCFLVTFADKAGLEAYLPHAEHQVFVSKLKPLLDKVCVLDYVAR from the coding sequence ATGCGAAACCGATTTTTCACCCTTCTAGCTCTTACCGTTATGATGATTTCCAATGTCGCTGCCGCCGAGGCACCTTATCGCCATGTCGTCTTTTTTAAATTCAAGGAAGGCGCTACGGCTGAGCAGGTGCAGGGGATTGAGAAAGCCTTTGGAGAGTTGGCCAAAAAGATTGAAACCGTGAAAGCTTTTGAGTGGGGGACCAATGTCAGCCCTGAGGGGCTCGCTGATGGCTTCACTCACTGCTTTTTGGTTACTTTTGCCGACAAGGCAGGTTTAGAGGCTTATTTGCCACATGCTGAGCACCAAGTCTTTGTTTCGAAGCTGAAACCGCTGCTCGATAAGGTCTGCGTCCTCGACTACGTGGCACGCTAA
- a CDS encoding YkgJ family cysteine cluster protein, whose product MKKGRQTTAIAVDYEPEIRAIYAEIERRALPRDCAMRTGCCQFRITGRTPMLTRGEALFLAKGVRASGRTRVKPHADGACPLLGQDGRCTVYAHRPFGCRTHFCEAAGGMYPRKHVADLIQRLEALDEKLRGDGPRPIEGALDSALAGM is encoded by the coding sequence ATGAAAAAAGGCCGCCAGACCACGGCGATCGCCGTGGACTACGAACCGGAAATCCGTGCGATTTATGCCGAAATCGAGCGCCGTGCCCTACCGCGTGATTGCGCGATGCGCACGGGTTGTTGCCAGTTCCGCATCACAGGCCGCACGCCAATGCTGACACGCGGCGAGGCTCTATTTTTGGCCAAAGGAGTGCGGGCGAGTGGTCGCACACGAGTCAAACCGCATGCGGATGGTGCCTGCCCGCTACTGGGCCAGGATGGCCGCTGCACGGTGTATGCGCATCGCCCATTTGGCTGCCGCACACACTTCTGTGAGGCGGCTGGCGGCATGTATCCGCGTAAACACGTCGCAGACCTCATTCAGCGTCTGGAGGCTCTGGATGAAAAGCTGCGCGGTGATGGCCCACGGCCCATCGAGGGTGCTTTGGACTCTGCACTGGCTGGAATGTGA
- the folK gene encoding 2-amino-4-hydroxy-6-hydroxymethyldihydropteridine diphosphokinase — MLYGIALGSNLGSRLENLQRGVALLLERLPAKVTAQAPVYETAPVDCGPEAESFLNSVIEIETALEPHELHSHLKRIENDLGRPEKRGRNAPRTLDLDILYAGGLQIADEILTIPHPRLHERRFVLQPLADIRPNLVLPGRSQKVGDLLNALPPNSEVNRVSETILGSEVIWSWE; from the coding sequence ATGCTCTACGGTATTGCTCTCGGCTCAAATCTGGGTTCACGTCTGGAAAATCTCCAACGTGGAGTTGCGCTTCTGCTGGAGCGTTTGCCTGCTAAAGTCACAGCCCAGGCTCCAGTTTACGAAACAGCCCCTGTGGATTGTGGTCCAGAGGCAGAGTCGTTTTTGAATTCTGTAATCGAAATCGAGACGGCGTTGGAACCACACGAGTTGCACAGCCACCTCAAACGAATCGAGAATGACCTGGGGCGGCCCGAAAAGAGGGGTAGGAATGCACCCCGCACCTTGGATTTAGACATTCTCTATGCAGGGGGGCTCCAAATCGCCGATGAAATACTCACCATTCCGCACCCCCGACTGCATGAGCGGCGCTTTGTGCTTCAGCCCTTGGCCGATATCCGGCCTAATTTGGTACTGCCCGGCAGATCGCAGAAGGTAGGTGATCTGCTGAACGCCTTGCCACCTAACTCAGAGGTGAATAGGGTGTCGGAAACGATTTTGGGGTCAGAAGTTATTTGGTCATGGGAATAG
- a CDS encoding type II secretion system F family protein — MPKFHYIALDQNGQETTGDLDAASEADAYNQLRAGGLYPTQVAAEGAGAAAAIKKKAKSTKGKEKVVRVGANARVKGKVLMIFTRQLATLIDSGLPLLRGLTVLGRQEPIPVMKATINTLAENVQTGSTFSESLQQYPRIFNKLYVNMVKAGELGGVLELVLNRLAEYQEKAQKLKNKIVAAMVYPIIVMCIAAGIMVFLMLVIVPRFETIFEDMLGSKDKLPELTKIVIGFSRWMYEYIFHISAVLIAIFLLWRAMAATKGGRRWIDSMKLKLPLFGDVQRKTAISRFTRTLGTLVTSGVPILQALNITRDTAGNVVVSDAIAKVHDAVKEGESMVAPLEGSGVFPPMVISMVDVGEETGQLPEMLLKIADVYEDEVDNSVSALTSMLEPLMIVVLALVVGVIVLALFLPLIDVIKNLSGGGGG, encoded by the coding sequence ATGCCCAAGTTCCATTACATCGCCCTCGATCAGAACGGTCAGGAGACTACCGGAGATCTCGACGCCGCCTCAGAAGCCGACGCCTACAATCAGCTCCGCGCTGGCGGCCTGTATCCCACACAGGTAGCCGCCGAAGGCGCAGGTGCCGCTGCGGCAATCAAAAAGAAGGCCAAGTCCACGAAGGGTAAGGAAAAAGTCGTCCGCGTGGGTGCCAATGCCCGCGTGAAGGGCAAGGTGCTGATGATATTCACCCGACAGCTCGCCACACTGATCGATTCCGGCTTGCCTCTCCTGCGTGGACTCACCGTGCTAGGCCGCCAGGAGCCCATCCCCGTGATGAAGGCCACGATCAATACGCTGGCAGAAAATGTGCAGACCGGCAGCACCTTCTCCGAAAGCCTCCAGCAATACCCGCGCATCTTTAATAAGCTTTATGTGAACATGGTGAAGGCCGGGGAGCTCGGTGGTGTGCTCGAACTCGTCCTCAACCGTCTAGCAGAATACCAAGAAAAAGCGCAGAAGCTCAAAAACAAGATCGTCGCGGCGATGGTGTATCCCATCATCGTGATGTGCATCGCAGCAGGCATCATGGTCTTCCTCATGCTGGTCATCGTGCCGCGCTTTGAGACCATTTTCGAGGACATGCTCGGCTCAAAGGACAAGCTGCCAGAACTGACCAAAATCGTCATCGGTTTCAGCCGCTGGATGTATGAGTACATCTTCCACATCTCAGCAGTGCTGATCGCCATCTTCCTTCTGTGGCGTGCCATGGCTGCCACAAAGGGTGGTCGCCGCTGGATCGATAGCATGAAGCTGAAATTGCCACTCTTTGGCGATGTCCAGCGCAAGACGGCCATTTCCCGCTTCACCCGCACACTGGGCACACTTGTGACCTCTGGCGTGCCGATCCTCCAGGCTCTCAATATTACGCGTGATACAGCAGGCAACGTCGTCGTGTCTGACGCTATTGCCAAAGTGCATGACGCCGTCAAAGAAGGTGAATCCATGGTCGCTCCGCTGGAAGGTAGTGGCGTTTTCCCGCCCATGGTGATCTCCATGGTGGACGTGGGCGAGGAAACCGGCCAGCTCCCCGAGATGCTTCTGAAAATCGCTGATGTGTATGAAGACGAGGTGGATAACTCCGTTTCCGCACTTACTTCAATGCTGGAGCCTCTCATGATCGTCGTGCTGGCGCTGGTCGTCGGCGTGATCGTGCTGGCTCTCTTCCTCCCACTCATCGACGTGATCAAGAACCTCAGCGGTGGTGGCGGCGGCTAG
- a CDS encoding glutamate-5-semialdehyde dehydrogenase, giving the protein MTDSDIQSAIHDMGRRARAASRGLVNLSSDQKNTILCAMADEIMARQEAILAANALDLARARENGLSAAMIDRLTLDAKRLKGIAEAVREVAALPDPVGEQLSEWTRPNGLHIRKVRVPIGVIGIIFESRPNVTTDAASLCFKTGNATILRGGSEAIDSNRALAAALQAGGERAGLPPDSIQLIPFTDRASVEHMARMDQFIDLIIPRGGKGLIEKVVSTARMPVIKHYDGVCHVYVHEDADVEMAVRIIENAKCQKPGVCNALETILVHRTIAAKFYPQAGKRLAEAKVELRGDAEALAHLGVPAKAATEEDWSTEYLDLILSAKTVSGLEDAIAHINQYGSHHTDSIITRDAQAAARFQHEVDSAVVLHNASTRFNDGGEFGFGAEIGISTDKLHARGPMGLAELCSYKYLVNGDGQIRS; this is encoded by the coding sequence ATGACCGACTCCGACATCCAATCTGCCATCCATGACATGGGCCGCCGTGCCCGCGCAGCCTCTCGTGGACTCGTCAATCTGAGCAGCGACCAAAAAAACACGATTCTGTGTGCCATGGCCGATGAGATCATGGCACGCCAAGAGGCCATCTTAGCTGCCAATGCGCTCGATTTGGCCCGAGCCCGAGAAAATGGCCTCTCCGCCGCGATGATTGACCGTCTCACACTCGATGCGAAGCGACTCAAAGGCATCGCCGAGGCTGTGCGTGAGGTCGCCGCGCTACCTGACCCTGTAGGCGAGCAACTAAGCGAGTGGACGCGCCCCAATGGGCTGCACATTCGCAAAGTGCGCGTGCCCATCGGCGTGATCGGCATCATTTTCGAGTCCAGGCCGAATGTGACGACGGATGCAGCATCCCTGTGCTTCAAAACTGGCAATGCGACGATCCTACGCGGTGGCTCAGAGGCGATTGATAGCAACCGAGCCCTCGCAGCAGCCCTCCAAGCCGGTGGTGAGCGTGCCGGCCTGCCACCGGATAGCATTCAGCTCATTCCATTTACCGACCGGGCCAGCGTGGAGCACATGGCACGGATGGACCAGTTTATTGACCTCATCATCCCACGCGGTGGGAAGGGGCTGATCGAAAAAGTCGTCTCCACGGCCCGCATGCCCGTCATCAAGCACTACGACGGCGTCTGCCATGTGTATGTGCATGAAGACGCGGATGTGGAGATGGCCGTGCGCATCATCGAAAACGCGAAATGTCAGAAACCCGGCGTCTGCAATGCACTGGAGACCATTTTGGTGCACCGCACTATCGCCGCGAAATTTTATCCACAGGCTGGAAAGCGGCTAGCAGAGGCCAAAGTGGAGCTGCGTGGCGATGCGGAGGCGCTAGCACATCTCGGCGTGCCTGCCAAAGCTGCGACAGAGGAGGATTGGAGCACGGAATACCTCGACCTCATCCTCTCTGCGAAAACAGTGTCCGGTTTGGAAGATGCTATCGCTCACATCAATCAATACGGCTCTCACCACACGGACAGCATCATCACGCGTGATGCACAGGCCGCCGCACGCTTCCAACATGAAGTGGACAGTGCTGTGGTGCTGCACAACGCGAGCACTCGTTTCAACGACGGCGGCGAGTTCGGCTTCGGGGCCGAAATCGGCATTTCCACGGATAAATTGCACGCTCGTGGCCCGATGGGGTTGGCAGAGCTTTGCAGCTATAAATATCTCGTGAACGGCGACGGCCAGATCCGCAGCTAA
- the tilS gene encoding tRNA lysidine(34) synthetase TilS translates to MLACLPHGKALLGLSGGRDSVALLHLLLAAGCRELILCHLNHHLRGAESDADAEFVRELARKMALPCEIAKTNVKGLAKRKKLSLETAAREARHAFFRRMSRKHGTQAVLLAHHADDQAETILGNVLRGCGLDGLGGMRLSTVLEDGLLLLRPLLLTTRAQIDAYLASHRLKWRDDSSNDSAEYRRNRLRHEALPLLSDVAGREVAPLLNRLGSLAAQDEACLNRLASAELATFQRPDGLHDLRRLSTLDPALLSRLLAIWMRDSLRLSGIGFDEIQRAMHMLAPGGPAKINLPGGHHLRRKAGRLWLE, encoded by the coding sequence ATGCTTGCGTGCCTGCCGCACGGAAAAGCCCTGCTCGGACTCTCCGGCGGGCGTGATTCCGTGGCACTCCTGCACCTCCTGCTCGCTGCTGGATGCCGTGAGCTCATTCTTTGCCATCTGAATCATCATTTGCGCGGTGCGGAGTCTGATGCCGATGCCGAGTTCGTGCGTGAGCTGGCCCGAAAAATGGCCCTTCCATGCGAAATCGCCAAAACCAACGTCAAAGGGCTCGCGAAGCGGAAAAAGCTCTCGCTCGAAACCGCCGCCCGTGAGGCCCGACACGCCTTTTTTCGCCGAATGAGCCGAAAACACGGCACACAGGCTGTTTTGCTCGCTCACCATGCCGATGACCAGGCGGAGACCATTCTGGGCAATGTCCTACGGGGGTGTGGGCTCGATGGACTCGGCGGCATGCGCCTCTCCACCGTGCTGGAGGATGGACTCCTTTTGCTACGACCGCTTTTGCTCACCACGCGGGCTCAGATCGATGCCTATTTGGCTTCTCACCGCCTGAAATGGCGTGATGACAGCAGCAATGACTCTGCCGAGTACCGCCGGAATCGCCTTCGTCATGAGGCTTTGCCGTTGCTCTCGGACGTGGCGGGGCGTGAGGTCGCTCCGTTGCTCAATCGCCTGGGCAGTCTCGCGGCGCAGGACGAAGCATGCCTCAATCGCCTCGCCAGCGCTGAATTGGCCACTTTTCAGCGTCCAGATGGCCTGCACGACCTGCGGCGGCTCTCCACGCTCGATCCAGCGCTGCTCTCCCGCCTCCTCGCCATCTGGATGCGTGATTCTCTACGACTTTCAGGCATCGGATTTGATGAAATCCAGCGTGCGATGCACATGCTTGCCCCTGGTGGTCCCGCGAAGATTAATCTACCCGGCGGGCATCACTTGCGGCGCAAAGCGGGCCGCTTGTGGCTGGAGTAA
- a CDS encoding type IV pilus twitching motility protein PilT, whose protein sequence is MSDQAPPPEELIATLDSVDAYLQFCMQYDASDLHLATGSQPTWRRYGNLQPIWNNAAILTPEDTKRLAHGFLTENQKTMLHDRGDVDFAYSPGYGRFRSSVVNQRLGIDMVFRVIKTQVSSIEQLGLPETVRTLIRYHNGLVLVTGPVGCGKSTTLAALVDAINAERQDHIITLEDPIEFVIPPKGCHVNQREVHSHTASFAAALRGALREDPDVIMVGEMRDLETIQLAITAAETGHLVLGTLHTGSSARTLDRVLDVFPIDQREQIRIMVSESLRGILSQQLVPKIDGTGRVMALEVLVNTPAVSNCIREGKTFMLGGVMQTGKNVGMVTMDDSLRNLYSQGLISREECESRAEDKILMRKYFES, encoded by the coding sequence ATGTCTGACCAAGCCCCCCCTCCAGAGGAACTCATCGCCACGCTCGACAGCGTGGATGCCTACTTACAGTTTTGCATGCAGTATGACGCATCGGATCTGCATCTCGCTACTGGCTCGCAGCCCACTTGGCGTCGCTATGGCAATCTACAGCCCATTTGGAACAATGCTGCCATTTTGACCCCAGAGGACACCAAACGGCTCGCTCACGGCTTCCTCACCGAAAATCAGAAAACCATGCTCCATGACCGTGGAGACGTCGATTTCGCCTATTCGCCCGGTTATGGCCGTTTTCGCTCCTCCGTCGTCAATCAGCGCCTCGGCATCGACATGGTTTTCCGTGTCATCAAGACCCAAGTAAGCAGCATCGAGCAACTCGGCCTGCCAGAGACCGTCCGCACCTTGATCCGTTATCACAACGGCCTCGTCCTCGTCACCGGCCCCGTCGGCTGTGGTAAATCCACCACCCTCGCCGCCCTTGTCGATGCCATCAACGCCGAGCGCCAGGATCACATCATCACCCTGGAAGACCCCATTGAATTCGTCATCCCACCAAAAGGCTGTCACGTCAATCAGCGTGAGGTCCATTCCCATACCGCCTCATTCGCCGCAGCTCTCCGCGGTGCCCTCCGTGAAGACCCTGATGTGATCATGGTCGGTGAAATGCGTGACCTTGAGACCATCCAGCTCGCCATCACCGCTGCAGAAACGGGCCACTTAGTTCTCGGCACCCTGCACACCGGTAGTTCCGCACGCACACTCGACCGTGTGCTTGACGTCTTCCCCATCGATCAGCGTGAGCAAATCCGCATCATGGTCAGTGAATCCCTCCGTGGCATTCTTTCCCAGCAGCTCGTGCCAAAAATCGACGGCACAGGCCGCGTTATGGCACTCGAAGTCCTCGTCAACACTCCTGCCGTGTCCAACTGCATTCGCGAAGGCAAAACCTTCATGCTCGGCGGCGTCATGCAGACCGGGAAAAACGTCGGCATGGTCACCATGGACGACTCCCTGCGCAATCTCTACTCCCAGGGTCTCATCTCCCGCGAGGAATGTGAATCCCGTGCCGAAGACAAAATCCTTATGAGGAAGTATTTCGAGTCCTAA
- a CDS encoding terpene cyclase/mutase family protein translates to MKKRTTLTLLLATAATTLLAQTTTQPPRHESLKQELRLASERGLRYLLGKQNPQTGQWGEAEPVAQTGLAVASFMLDPNRKPGDPVPAHVEKACAYLISNAKPDGSICIKARATYNTAIALTALLLNPKLENEQIMLKARRYLVSRQLDLDEKGKNDAPTDGGIGYGEEKATHADLSNTTFALEALYYAQTLFADKPEKAAGEPQLNFAAAIDFIQRCQNRPESNKSAWVSKDPADAGGFIYNPTETRGAKVENPDGTVSLRSYGSISYAGLLSFIYAGLDKNDPRVKAVLEWLQKNYTVEENPGLGAQGLYYYYHTMSKALSIAGVDFIKTKDGKLIDWRADIAQKLLNLQKGDGSWINDQGRWMESDSVLTTSYILMALGRIHQTL, encoded by the coding sequence ATGAAAAAGCGCACCACCCTCACCCTCCTCCTCGCCACTGCGGCCACCACCCTATTGGCGCAGACCACAACTCAGCCACCACGGCACGAGTCTCTCAAGCAAGAGCTACGCCTCGCCAGCGAGAGGGGCCTACGCTACCTCCTTGGCAAACAAAATCCCCAGACAGGTCAATGGGGAGAGGCCGAGCCCGTCGCCCAAACCGGCCTCGCCGTCGCCAGCTTCATGCTCGACCCGAACCGCAAACCTGGCGATCCCGTGCCCGCCCATGTCGAAAAAGCCTGCGCCTACCTCATCAGCAACGCCAAACCAGACGGCAGCATCTGCATCAAAGCCCGCGCCACCTACAACACCGCTATCGCCCTCACGGCCCTGCTGCTGAACCCGAAGCTTGAAAACGAGCAAATCATGCTCAAAGCACGCCGCTACCTGGTCAGCCGCCAGCTCGATCTCGATGAAAAAGGCAAAAACGACGCCCCCACCGACGGCGGCATCGGCTACGGCGAAGAAAAGGCCACCCACGCCGACCTTTCCAACACCACCTTCGCCCTCGAAGCCCTCTACTACGCGCAGACTCTCTTCGCCGACAAGCCAGAGAAGGCCGCTGGTGAGCCCCAGCTCAATTTCGCCGCCGCGATCGACTTCATCCAGCGCTGTCAAAACCGCCCCGAAAGCAATAAATCCGCCTGGGTCAGCAAAGACCCCGCTGACGCTGGCGGCTTCATCTACAACCCAACCGAAACCCGTGGTGCCAAAGTGGAAAACCCCGATGGCACCGTCTCACTCCGCAGCTACGGCAGCATCAGCTATGCGGGCCTGCTCAGCTTCATCTACGCCGGACTCGACAAGAATGATCCCCGCGTCAAAGCCGTGCTCGAATGGCTCCAGAAAAACTACACTGTCGAGGAAAATCCCGGCCTCGGAGCCCAGGGCCTCTACTATTACTACCACACCATGAGCAAAGCCCTCTCCATCGCCGGAGTGGACTTCATCAAGACCAAAGACGGCAAACTCATCGACTGGCGGGCCGACATCGCCCAAAAGCTCCTCAACCTCCAAAAAGGCGACGGCTCCTGGATCAATGACCAAGGCCGCTGGATGGAAAGCGACTCCGTCCTCACCACCAGCTACATCCTCATGGCCCTCGGACGCATCCATCAGACGTTGTAA